Proteins encoded within one genomic window of Triticum aestivum cultivar Chinese Spring chromosome 2D, IWGSC CS RefSeq v2.1, whole genome shotgun sequence:
- the LOC123052186 gene encoding uncharacterized protein isoform X2 — translation MTRRRRRRGARPASAPAALEDDDLLRKIFLLLPPQPSTLPRLSVVCKQWRDVVTDPQFLRGFRDQHRKPPLLGLVMGHTGHRYFRSDLDPPDHIPHERFFPRDIRSMNMDIFDCRHGRVVFFAQQLGEVVLFDPATGGRRCVVVPPVFTGKEIGVFNAAVICVSGDEGHVHGDCHTSPFQVVLMGISDDYRQAFASVYSSESGIWGDIISIENREMYDLRQPSTLIGNALYWLFPGDVGEGILEFDLGRQSLANIEMPHGLEYYRHRSLQVILADDGCVGLAILSCYKFEMWERKVSCDDGVAGWVLQKTIQLNTILGLGPMGGLHNLLMGYDEVDHVIYIRTDIGFCMVRLESMQSRNLGKENFSNTAYLPYRSFYTAGTFGKPKHEDQGMDADLVPSRVLKQTRIDVMFKKETETRSKLSKAWAKWFRSNGVPGNKADCPHFRSALKLTQELGTRFIVPTGNEIDGADLDASDEELP, via the exons atgacccgccgccgccgccgccgcggcgctcgccccgcctcggccccgGCGGCGCTGGAAGACGACGACCTCCTACGGAAGattttcctcctcctcccgcctcaGCCCTCCACCCTTCCCCGCCTCTCCGTCGTCTGCAAGCAGTGGCGCGACGTCGTCACCGACCCCCAATTCCTCCGCGGCTTCCGCGACCAACACCGGAAACCTCCCCTCCTCGGCCTCGTAATGGGCCACACCGGGCACCGCTACTTCAGGTCCGATCTCGACCCTCCAGACCACATCCCGCACGAGCGCTTCTTCCCTCGAGACATCCGCAGCATGAACATGGACATATTCGACTGCCGCCATGGGCGCGTCGTCTTCTTCGCCCAACAGCTGGGCGAGGTCGTGCTGTTTGACCCCGCCACGGGAGGCCGCCGTTGTGTGGTCGTTCCACCAGTGTTTACCGGAAAGGAGATTGGCGTCTTCAACGCCGCCGTGATTTGCGTTTCCGGCGACGAAGGCCACGTGCACGGCGATTGCCACACCAGCCCATTTCAGGTGGTCTTGATGGGCATCAGTGACGACTATAGACAAGCTTTCGCCTCTGTCTACTCATCGGAGTCTGGCATATGGGGCGATATCATCTCCATTGAGAATCGTGAGATGTATGATTTGAGGCAACCCAGTACACTTATTGGAAATGCCCTTTACTGGTTGTTTCCTGGAGATGTTGGGGAAGGCATACTGGAGTTTGATTTGGGTAGGCAGAGCCTAGCCAACATAGAGATGCCGCACGGTCTGGAGTACTATAGGCATCGCAGTCTTCAGGTCATTTTAGCAGACGATGGCTGTGTCGGCCTCGCCATTTTGTCGTGCTATAAATTTGAAATGTGGGAGAGGAAGGTCAGTTGTGATGATGGTGTTGCTGGATGGGTATTGCAGAAGACCATTCAACTGAACACGATCCTTGGATTGGGGCCTATGGGGGGACTGCACAATTTATTAATGGGGTATGATGAAGTTGATCATGTGATTTATATAAGGACGGACATCGGTTTCTGCATGGTTCGACTTGAGTCAATGCAGTCCAGGAATCTCGGCAAAGAGAATTTCAGCAATACTGCCTATCTTCCCTACAGAAGTTTCTATACTGCAG GAACGTTCGGCAAGCCAAAGCACGAAGATCAAGGAATGGATGCAGATCTTGTGCCTAGCCGGGTACTCAAGCAAACTCGAATTGATGTGATGTTCAAGAAGGAGACGGAGACAAGATCAAAACTTAGCAAAGCTTGGGCAAAATGGTTTCGGAGCAATGGTGTTCCTGGAAATAAAGCAGACTGCCCACACTTCCGTAGTGCCTTGAAGCTAACACAGGAGCTAGGTACCCGCTTCATTGTTCCTACAGGCAACGAAATAGACGGTGCAGATCTGGATGCCAGTGATGAAGAACTTCCATAG
- the LOC123052186 gene encoding uncharacterized protein isoform X1: MTRRRRRRGARPASAPAALEDDDLLRKIFLLLPPQPSTLPRLSVVCKQWRDVVTDPQFLRGFRDQHRKPPLLGLVMGHTGHRYFRSDLDPPDHIPHERFFPRDIRSMNMDIFDCRHGRVVFFAQQLGEVVLFDPATGGRRCVVVPPVFTGKEIGVFNAAVICVSGDEGHVHGDCHTSPFQVVLMGISDDYRQAFASVYSSESGIWGDIISIENREMYDLRQPSTLIGNALYWLFPGDVGEGILEFDLGRQSLANIEMPHGLEYYRHRSLQVILADDGCVGLAILSCYKFEMWERKVSCDDGVAGWVLQKTIQLNTILGLGPMGGLHNLLMGYDEVDHVIYIRTDIGFCMVRLESMQSRNLGKENFSNTAYLPYRSFYTAVSDLAVCERGTGDLFAPLADDYLLASWGVGAVGGNEAATSSETLPEGGTFGKPKHEDQGMDADLVPSRVLKQTRIDVMFKKETETRSKLSKAWAKWFRSNGVPGNKADCPHFRSALKLTQELGTRFIVPTGNEIDGADLDASDEELP, translated from the exons atgacccgccgccgccgccgccgcggcgctcgccccgcctcggccccgGCGGCGCTGGAAGACGACGACCTCCTACGGAAGattttcctcctcctcccgcctcaGCCCTCCACCCTTCCCCGCCTCTCCGTCGTCTGCAAGCAGTGGCGCGACGTCGTCACCGACCCCCAATTCCTCCGCGGCTTCCGCGACCAACACCGGAAACCTCCCCTCCTCGGCCTCGTAATGGGCCACACCGGGCACCGCTACTTCAGGTCCGATCTCGACCCTCCAGACCACATCCCGCACGAGCGCTTCTTCCCTCGAGACATCCGCAGCATGAACATGGACATATTCGACTGCCGCCATGGGCGCGTCGTCTTCTTCGCCCAACAGCTGGGCGAGGTCGTGCTGTTTGACCCCGCCACGGGAGGCCGCCGTTGTGTGGTCGTTCCACCAGTGTTTACCGGAAAGGAGATTGGCGTCTTCAACGCCGCCGTGATTTGCGTTTCCGGCGACGAAGGCCACGTGCACGGCGATTGCCACACCAGCCCATTTCAGGTGGTCTTGATGGGCATCAGTGACGACTATAGACAAGCTTTCGCCTCTGTCTACTCATCGGAGTCTGGCATATGGGGCGATATCATCTCCATTGAGAATCGTGAGATGTATGATTTGAGGCAACCCAGTACACTTATTGGAAATGCCCTTTACTGGTTGTTTCCTGGAGATGTTGGGGAAGGCATACTGGAGTTTGATTTGGGTAGGCAGAGCCTAGCCAACATAGAGATGCCGCACGGTCTGGAGTACTATAGGCATCGCAGTCTTCAGGTCATTTTAGCAGACGATGGCTGTGTCGGCCTCGCCATTTTGTCGTGCTATAAATTTGAAATGTGGGAGAGGAAGGTCAGTTGTGATGATGGTGTTGCTGGATGGGTATTGCAGAAGACCATTCAACTGAACACGATCCTTGGATTGGGGCCTATGGGGGGACTGCACAATTTATTAATGGGGTATGATGAAGTTGATCATGTGATTTATATAAGGACGGACATCGGTTTCTGCATGGTTCGACTTGAGTCAATGCAGTCCAGGAATCTCGGCAAAGAGAATTTCAGCAATACTGCCTATCTTCCCTACAGAAGTTTCTATACTGCAG TGAGTGACTTGGCGGTATGCGAGAGGGGGACTGGtgacctctttgcacctcttgcgGATGATTACCTCCTTGCTTCATGGGGTGTAGGAGCAGTAGGAGGTAACGAAGCAGCTACCTCGAGTGAAACCTTACCGGAAGGAG GAACGTTCGGCAAGCCAAAGCACGAAGATCAAGGAATGGATGCAGATCTTGTGCCTAGCCGGGTACTCAAGCAAACTCGAATTGATGTGATGTTCAAGAAGGAGACGGAGACAAGATCAAAACTTAGCAAAGCTTGGGCAAAATGGTTTCGGAGCAATGGTGTTCCTGGAAATAAAGCAGACTGCCCACACTTCCGTAGTGCCTTGAAGCTAACACAGGAGCTAGGTACCCGCTTCATTGTTCCTACAGGCAACGAAATAGACGGTGCAGATCTGGATGCCAGTGATGAAGAACTTCCATAG